In Micromonospora inyonensis, the genomic window CCACCGCCGGTCCGCCGGGGTCCGGCAGGTGGGTCGGCGCCACGCCGAGGGCGTCCCCGACCACCCGCTGGCCGTACGCCGCGAGAGCGGCATTGTGGTCACGCACCCGGGCCACGCCGAGGCTGCGGAGGGCGTAGAGCCCGGTCGGCGCGGCGAGCCAACTGGTGTAGTCCAGGGTGGCCTGCCACTCCACCCGCGCCGGATAGCCGTTCTCCTGCTCCCAGGAGACCGTCAGGGGCTCGATGCGTTCCCGCCACGGCGGGCGTACCGCCAGCAGGGCGGTGCCGCGCGGGGCGTACCCCCACTTGTGGAGGTTGCCGACCCAGAAGTCGGCACCGATGCTCTCCACGCTGACCGGCAGCATGCCGGGCACGTGCGCGGCGTCGACCAGCACCGGCACCCCCTGCTCACGGGCGACGCCGACGATGGCCGCGACCGGGAACAGGCGGGCGGTGGCCGAGCTGACCTGATCGACCACGAGCAACCGGGTCCGGCCCGGCCGCAACCCCGTGCGGACGGCCTCCACGATCTCCTCGTCGGTGGCACCGAGCGGCACCGGGAGGACCCGGGACGAGGCCCCGGTCCGCCGGCACTCCCGGTGCACCGAGAGGACGACCGCCCCGTAGCAGTGGTCGGTCATCAGCACCTCGTCACCGGGGCGCAGGCCGAGCGACTGGAGCACGACGGCGACCCCGGTGGTGGTGTTGCCGACCAGCGCGCTGCCCTCCGGGTCGGCGCCGAGGAAATCGGCGAGGTGCCGTCGGGCGTGCGAGATCCGCTCGACCAGTCCGCGCGAGAAGAAGCGGTGCGGATTCGCCTCCATCTCGTCCCGCAGCCGCTGCTGGGCGCGTTGCACCGGGAGGGGGACGGCACCGAACGCGCCATGGTTGAGATGGCAGACCGCCGGGTCGAGGGAGAACAGCATCCGGGCACCGGGCAGCGGGGTGGGGGGCTGCGGGACGGTCACCGGATGATCGTAGCCCGGGTCCGGTCCGGGATTCGGGGTTCACCGCAGGGGCGGGCCGGTCGGTGCGCTCCGTCGACGGGGGCACATCCGGCGGCCGGGCGGTCAGGCGCGCGGGTGGGCCTGCCGGTAGGCGGCGCGGAGGCGCTCCACCGAGACGTGCGTGTAGATCTGCGTGCTCGCCAGCGAGGAGTGGCCCAGGAGCTCCTGCACCGCGCGCAGGTCCGCGCCCCCCTCCAACAGGTGGGTGGCAGCCGAGTGGCGCAGGTCGTGCGGGCTGGTGTGGGGCAGCCCGGCGGCGTCGGCGTGGCCGGTGACGATCCGCCGGGCGGTGGTGGGGTGCAGCCGTCCGCCCCGTGCGCCGAGCAGCAGGGCGTCTCCGCAGCCGGGCCGGGCCAGCACGGGTCGCCCGCGTCGTAACCACTCGTCGACGGCGCGCTGGGCCGGGAGTCCGTACGGTACGGACCGTTCCCGGCCGCCCTTGCCGAGAACCCGGATCAGCCGGCGGCCGTGGTCGACGTCGCCGGTGTCCAGGCCGCACGCCTCGCTGATCCGCACTCCGGTGGCGTAGAGCAGTTCCAGCAGGGCGCGGTCGCGCAGCAGGACGGCTTCGTCGTTGCCGCCGTTCCCGCGGTTCCCGTTGTCTCGGCCGTTCCGGCCGTCCGCGCTGTCCGCGTTGTTCCCGCCACCTCCGTCAGGCTGATGTCCGGCCGCTCCGGGCGGCGGTGCCGTCCCGGGCGTGGGGAGGGAGGTTCCCACCGGGTGCCGTGTGGTGGCGGTGCCGGCCGGGGCGGGGTCGCAACGGGTGCGGGCCGCGTCGAGCAGCGCGGCGGCCTCGTCGACCCGGAGCACCGTGGGCAGTTCGCGCTGCGCCCGGGGACTGGCCAACGTGGCCGCCACGTCGGTCGGCAGCAGGCCGGACCGGTGCGCCCAGGCGCTGAACGTCCGTGCCGACGCGGCGCGGCGGGCCAGCGAGCTGCGGGCCGCCCCCATCGTCCGCTGCTTCGCCAGCCAGCTGCGCAGCACCGTCAGGTCCACGTCGGCCGGGACCCGGCCGCCCATCCGGACGGTGTGGTCGAACAACGAGACCAGGTCGGCGACGTACGCCCGGACGGTGTGCGGCGAGCGGTCGCGTACCTGGGCCAGGTGCCGGGCGAACTCGTCGACCGCGTCGCGCAGCGGCGGGGGCAGCGCCTCGTGCAGGGCGCGGGTGCCGTCGTCGGCGCGGCTCACCGGTGTCCCGCCGTCCGGTGCGGGGCGCGACCGCCACTCCCGGGGCCGCGCACCGGGTCACCGGGGCGCCGACGCGCCGGCCACGCCGGGATGTGGTTGTCCCCCTGCACCGGTTCAGCTTACGGTCGACGGTAGGCGGGTGGCAGCGCGGCGGACCCGCCGGCCCCGAGCGCGCGGTGCGTCGCCGAAGCGGCGTTCCCGCTCGTGGGGCCGTCCCGGCTCGCCGGTGGCGTGGTCGTCGTGCCCGACGTCCGTCCGTCGAGGTGGAGCCGGTCCGGTACGGGGTCAGGCAGACGTCGACGGGCGGAGGCGGCCGGATGGGTTTGGATGTCGTGCTCTACCGGGTGGTCCGGTCCGCCGGTGCGGCCCGCCGTTCCTCCTTCGTGCCGGTCGAGGTGGTGGACGACTCCGACGACGTGTTGCTGGGTCTGCTCACCCGGGTGCGTGGCGGCGGACGCACCCCGTTGCTGGACCGGTTCGACCCGGCCGGGGAACTCGTCGTGAGCGCCCCGGAGGCACCCCGTCTCCTGGCCGAGTTGCGCTGCCTCGCCGAGTCCGCTGCCTCCCCGGCGGAGATGGCGCGGCTACGGAGCCTGGCGGCCCTCACCCGTCGGTGCATGCGGGGCCACGACGTGGAGATCCGGTTGGAGGGGGACTGACCCCCGTTCCACCGCCTGCTCGGGCGTTCCCCGGTGTCGCGGGCTCCCTCCGGCGCGGCGGGATCGCATACCCACCGTCCCGGCGCACCACCAGGCCCAGTTCCTCGAGCAGGGCGAGCTTGCGCAACGCCGTCCGGATGTCGAGCCCGGCCCGGGCGGCGAGCACGTCCGGGCCCACCACACCCCGGCGGGGCAGCGACTCCCGCAGCAGCGCCGCCTCGTCGTCGAGCTGGTCGCCGGGACGGTCCGGTCCCCGGGCCGGGGGAGCGAGGTCGGCGCCGATCCGCCCGACCTCCTCGAGCACGTGGGGCACACCGGTGACCAGGCGGGTGTCCCCGTACTCGCGGAGCATCTCGTGTGCTCCGACCGACATCGCCGAGGTGACCGGGCCGGGCACCACCATCGACGGACGGCCGATGCCGAGTGCCCGGCGCATGGTCTGCGTCGCCCCGCTGCGGGCCGACGCCTCCACCAGCACGCTGCCCAGGGTGACCCCGGCGATCACCCGGTTGCGGATCAGGAACCGGGGACGCAGCGGCTCGGCGCCCGGCATCCACTCGCTGACCAGCAGGCCGGTCTCGGCGATCCGGTCGAAGAGGGCACTGTTGCCCATCGGGTACGGGCGATCCACCCCGCAGGCGAGCACCGCCACCGTCACACCACCAGCGCTGAGCGCACCCCGATGCGCGGCGGCGTCGATGCCGAACGCCCCACCGGAGACCACCGTCCACTCCCGGTCGGCGAGGCCGTAGCCGATCTCGGTGGCCACGTGCACCCCGTACGACGTGGCGGCCCGCGCGCCGACGACCGCCACCGACCGGTCCAGCGCCTCGTCGAGCGGCCATCCACCGCGTACCCAGAAGCACAGCGGCGGAGCGGTCTCGGTGTCCACCCGTCGGG contains:
- a CDS encoding DNA-processing protein DprA; translation: MTDQDHADRLARIALTWLVEPGSWAVHRLVTRLGPVATLDLLLDGGAPEDRLRCAVAARIGSADPRAVSAEAMARAERLGARLITPADSEWPVRVGDLHRLVLPGATRRVDTETAPPLCFWVRGGWPLDEALDRSVAVVGARAATSYGVHVATEIGYGLADREWTVVSGGAFGIDAAAHRGALSAGGVTVAVLACGVDRPYPMGNSALFDRIAETGLLVSEWMPGAEPLRPRFLIRNRVIAGVTLGSVLVEASARSGATQTMRRALGIGRPSMVVPGPVTSAMSVGAHEMLREYGDTRLVTGVPHVLEEVGRIGADLAPPARGPDRPGDQLDDEAALLRESLPRRGVVGPDVLAARAGLDIRTALRKLALLEELGLVVRRDGGYAIPPRRREPATPGNARAGGGTGVSPPPTGSPRRGPACTDG
- a CDS encoding aminotransferase class V-fold PLP-dependent enzyme; this encodes MTVPQPPTPLPGARMLFSLDPAVCHLNHGAFGAVPLPVQRAQQRLRDEMEANPHRFFSRGLVERISHARRHLADFLGADPEGSALVGNTTTGVAVVLQSLGLRPGDEVLMTDHCYGAVVLSVHRECRRTGASSRVLPVPLGATDEEIVEAVRTGLRPGRTRLLVVDQVSSATARLFPVAAIVGVAREQGVPVLVDAAHVPGMLPVSVESIGADFWVGNLHKWGYAPRGTALLAVRPPWRERIEPLTVSWEQENGYPARVEWQATLDYTSWLAAPTGLYALRSLGVARVRDHNAALAAYGQRVVGDALGVAPTHLPDPGGPAVAMRLVPLSPGTATTIEAAKALRDRIADRLATEVAVAAWGGRGWLRLCGQVYNSAEEYERLAVRLPPLLAQR
- a CDS encoding tyrosine recombinase XerC produces the protein MSRADDGTRALHEALPPPLRDAVDEFARHLAQVRDRSPHTVRAYVADLVSLFDHTVRMGGRVPADVDLTVLRSWLAKQRTMGAARSSLARRAASARTFSAWAHRSGLLPTDVAATLASPRAQRELPTVLRVDEAAALLDAARTRCDPAPAGTATTRHPVGTSLPTPGTAPPPGAAGHQPDGGGGNNADSADGRNGRDNGNRGNGGNDEAVLLRDRALLELLYATGVRISEACGLDTGDVDHGRRLIRVLGKGGRERSVPYGLPAQRAVDEWLRRGRPVLARPGCGDALLLGARGGRLHPTTARRIVTGHADAAGLPHTSPHDLRHSAATHLLEGGADLRAVQELLGHSSLASTQIYTHVSVERLRAAYRQAHPRA